The genomic region TAGTTCAACAAATTAAGCTACATTCCACAGCATGAAGAATGCTGAAGTAAGAGCATCTCaaacagccgcgctaaactagtGCCGCGCCGCAAATTCTgccgttttagcgcgcgcgcaacgcggcgggtcgctccagcgggcgcgcaaaaacggcgcgcgcgcTATAACGGGTTGGGCGCGCGGACAAAAACACTTATCCGCGCGGTGTATTTGGGGCGCTAgctacagcgcgcggcacactcgagcgctcgcgccgcactctctgCTCACCTCGtcctacgccccgcgcgcgccggcgccggcgccctgccACCCACCCATGGACGCGCACACCGACACCCCGCTCAGCCCGCTGTACAgccgcgaccccgccgccgccgccgccgccgccggaaaccctagcgcggcgagcgctggcgtcgccaccgccggagctccgccgagcgtcggcctcgcgcgcagcctcttcttgccgccgcggatgaccacggcgccgggtggcgtcgcgccggcgccgtcccgtgccgccgccgcaccgtcgaagAAAGTACCCAATGCGGCGCGGACGAAGAAGGGCAAAacatccgcgaagaagaacaaggcggcggagctccggccgccatgggaggcatgggtgcacctccggccaccatgggaggcatgggtgcacctccggccgccatgggaggcatgtgTGGCTTTGGATCACCCTCCgacgctatggccgccatgggaggcatgagttttgcttctctcatgggaggcatgggtgcacctccggccgccatggcttctcacacacattcccataaagatgccgttgaagatcttgccaacaccgtcgaagcttcacatgatgcggtgcgtgatgcggtgcgtgatgaggagagggaggaagattcatcttcggaggcagaagagtcgtcttcggaagatgaggacgaagatgaggacgaagacgaggaagatgaagattgatgtgtctttcatgtcttgaactttagtttgcatttgaacttggctggatgaacttgtgggcatgattttgaacttggttggatgaacttgtgggcacgaacttttattcatcaacttgtttgtgtcaaatttcacatgttcatTTTTGTCCAAAATATCATATATGTTTGATCATTTTTGCTCATATGAATACATGTATATGTGGTTTGTGCggcgcgcgctgtatttttgcgctctgctggagcggcgcgcgcgcgctgcattatagcgcggctgctggagccagcgcaggcGGGGGGCGCCAAACCAGCCGCAGCGCGCGCGACAAacaggttttttgcgcgcggcgcatagcgcggctgttggagatgctctaaggggcAAACCTTGATCCGGGATAGATGAACGGCGCTAAAACACATTGGACAAGGTTCGCAGGATGCATACATTTCGCAATCCGACAAGTCGATCTTTCCAAGCTTTTTGCAAGCCtagagaaaaagaaaaatactGATCATTTGATACAGACGAATAAACATTTTGTTACATCCCTCTTACTCCATCGAACAAATTGTGCCAGAttacaggggaattgaggctagggtttgaggaggaggaaggggatcggaggaaggaggaggagataCACGAGACAGAGAACTGGGGTTCGGAGAAGTGGGTTCAGTCTATTACTCAATCGTGCCCCTCTCATCCGGTCCAGGACCTACTTAACCACCTATCACAGCTCCCAGGTGGCCGGGTCGAAAAGCCGGTTGGGCTTCTTGTTCCTCTTGGGCCGGTCGGCGTCGTTGGTGGGCTTGGGCGTAGCGGTATCCGTGACATCCCTCCTTGCTTCAGACGCGGCTTGACCCCAAGCCGCAGCTCCCGGAAAACGACTTCGGAGCTCGAAGAAATCTTCCCATGAAGCCAGTGCGTCCGGCTGGGATGACCACTTGATCATGACTTGCGGGATCTTGGCCTTGCCTCTTGTGATCATGCGCCTTGCTAGCACCTTCTCCGGGAAATCTGGTGGTGAATGAGGCGGCAGGGGCTCGGGCAGTGCAGAAACAGCTTCCGTGTCCGGTGGCAATGCCTGTCACAGTAACGACACATGAAACACTGGGTGGATTCGGCTTCCTTCCGGCATCTGCAAGCGATACGCCACCTCTCCAATGtgtgctgtcacttggaaagggcCAAAGAATTTGAAGGATAACTTGTGATTTGCACGAGCAGCGACGGAAACCTGCACATAGGGCTGCAGTTTCACAAACACCCAATCACCCACGGAGAACGAACACTCCGATCGTTTCCTGTCTGCCTGATTCTTCATCCTTTGCCTGGATCTTTCCAAATGCTGCCGCAATAGCGCAGTCACCACTTCCCTCTCTTGATGCCAGCTGGCTAGGTCCACAGGAGAAGACACTGAAGCATCaatgataccgaagtgacgagggGGGTGATCGTAGAGTACCTCAAACGGGGACGCCTGCAAAGCGGAGTGGGGTGCTGTATTGTACCAGAATTCCGCGAGGTGCAACCACTGAAACCATCGGTGTGGGCAGGAGTGTACGAAACAACGGAGATAAGTTTCCATGCATTGGTTCACTCTTTCCGTGGTTCCATCTGTTTGCGGGTGGTATGCCGATGACATGCGCAATTCTGTTCCGGCCTGGCGAAAGAGCTCCTTCCAAAGCTTGCTTGTGAACACACGATCTCGATCCGAGACCATAGCATGTGGCAGACCGTGGAGTTTGTAGACGTGAGTCATGAAAGTCGTGGCCACTTGGAGAGCTGAGAACGGATGAGCCAAAGGAATGAAATGAGCGTACCGAGTCAGCTTGTCCACCACCACCATAATGCAGGAAAAACCTCTAGAGATGGGTAGCCCTTCGACGAAATCAAGAGTGACCGCGTGCCAAGCATGAGGAGGAATGGGCAGAGGTTCAAGCAGCCCTGGAATGCGCACACTTTTCGCCTTGGCTTGTTTGTAGATACTGCAATTTGAGACAAACAGGTTCACGTCTTGACGCATCCCTGCCCAAGCAAACAGGCGTCGCAGGCGCTCATGCGTGGCTTGCATCCCCGAGTGTCCCCCAGTAGCACTAGCATGGATGGCCTGAAGTATTTTCTGCTGCATACCCATATTCTGACCAACCCAAACTCTCCCTTTGTATAGGATCACTCCGTCCTTGACTGCAAATTTTGAACTGGGGTCTTCTGTCGTGCTGTATTGTTGCAGAATCGCCCTGGCATTATCATCGTTCTGATAGCCTTTCACCACTTCTTCTAGCCATATGGGAGTTGCCACTGTAATGGCAGTGACCTCAGCATCTCGTCGCGACAGGGCGTCAGCAGCCTTgtggtccaggccgggtaagcccattagtcccagttcagtccagaaccgggaccaatgggtgcatttatcctgattcgtgcggctaaggcattagtcccagttcacctgggccctttagtcccggttcgtgccacgaaccaggactaaagggtgcgatgcccattagtcccggttggtggcaccaaccgggactaaaggttagacctttagtcccggttggtgccaccaaccgggactaatgggctttgaggcattagtaccggttcatggcacgaaccagtactaaaggtcccattttcaaactcccccccccccccccccgtggaccgccttttcagttttagaaaaaacaaaagaaaatgatggaaatgtcaataaaataaaataaaataagtttcccatgtgatatgtggtctagttgttgggaaaatttacaaatatgaatttcgactttatttacaaaatctctctggaatttgtaaaatgggcataacttttgcatacgaagtcggattaaaaagttttttatatgaaaaatcatctactcgaaaagttacatccgatggagaccgcctatggcctgtttgcaaatttgtagaatcctcagattccaaaaggaaaaaagttatgctcaaatttcagtttttttaaattttcattaaatctggtcaaactatggtcaaactacttattcaagaagtgttagtgttactaaataattattcaagaatattagtgttattaaataattattttagtttttttgaattttggtcaaatctggtcaaactatggtcaaactgtggtcaaacaatggtcaaactacttattcaagaaatattagtgttactaaaaaattattgttttttagaacaatagtttcaaactcaaacagtgaaatgtgtgacttcatgctcaagctaaactcctgagggttaataggattgacatcttactattgtcaggaaaacaacgagtgcagacttggaaacgagggagaatagaacccggaagttaagcctGCTCAGgttgggggagtgggaggatgggtgaccgtttgggaagttagatgatttggaatgatgaggggtgattagagattaaattgagcagtgatgaggggtgattagagattagaggttaaaaaaattcaaaattttgaaaataaaaaaaattcaaaaaaaatttcaaaaaaaaatcagaaaatttcctttagtaccggttggtgttaccaaccgggactaaaggtggaccggccacgtggagggcctttagtcccggttctggtttgaaccgggactaaagggtcagggcattagcaacgaccctttagtcccggttcaagaaccaggactaaaggcccttatgaaccaggactaaaggccctttttctactagtgttgttcTCCACTCCCTTACGGTACACAATTTTATACTGCAGCCCCATCAGTTTTGTGTAAGCACGCCGCTGTCATGGTGTGACCAGCCGTTGATCACTCAAATGTGCCAAAGCACTTTGATCCGTGCGAATGATAAATTCTGCCCCGTGCAAATATGAGCGCCATTTGTCCACTGCCATGAGGATGGCCATGAATTCCTTCTCGTAAGTTGATAGacctctgtttttgggtcccagagcCTTGCTGAGGAAAGCCAGTGGGTTCCCTTCTTGCATGAGCACCGCACCCACTCCAAAGTCAGAGGCATCCGTCTCGATTTCGAAGGGTTTATCGAAACGCGGGAGAGCTAAAACAGGAGCAGTGATCAACGACTGTTTCAGATGTTGGAATGCTTCCTCTGCTTCTTGGGTCTAGACAAAACTGCCCCTTTCTTCAGCAAGTTGGTAAGAGGACGGCTGATAAGTCCAAAATCCCTGACGAAACGCCTGTAATATCCAGCCAACCCGAGGAACCCGCGAACTTGTCGCACCCCAGCCGGCGTTGGCCAATCTTTGACTGCTGTGATGTTCTTCTCATCAGTAGCCACTCCATGGGCGCTGATTACGTGGCCCAGATAGGTAAGTTGTGGTTGTGCAAACTTGCACTTCGACATCTTCACTTTGAGCTGATACTTTTCCAATCGCTGAAACACTTGCCGAAGAAGGTTAATAAGTTCTGCAAGGGTGGAGCTGTGCACTAgtatatcatcaataaacactaGCACTCCATGACGGATTAGGTCTGCCAACACATAATTCATGCCTCCTTGGAAGGTGCCCGGGGCCTCCGACAATCCATAAGGCATGACCTTGAATTCGTAATGGCCGAGGTGAGTCTTGAAGGCTGTTTTGAACACATCTTCGGCTGCCAtgcggatctgatggtatccagccCTTAGATCCAAACTAGTGAACCATTTGGCGCCTGCCAACTCGTCCAACAAATCCTCTATGATAGGCATAGGAAACCTATTCCTGACGGTGATCGCATTTAGCTGCCGATAGTCGACGCAAAACCTCCAGGTTAAATCCTTTTTCTGAACCAGCAACACTGGAGAGGCATACAGGCTGTAGCTAGGCTGTATAATACCCTGCAACAATATCTCCTTGACCTGCTTTTCAATCTCGTCTTTTTGCGAGGGATTGTAGCGATAGGGTTTGATGTTGACAGGTTGAGCTCCGGGGATCAAAGGAATCTTGTGGTCGAAAGGTCTGGAAGGAGGTAAACCTTTGGGAGCCTCAAACAGGGATTGGAACTCATTAATCAAATCAGCAATGGGTGGTGGCATCTCTGTCTCAGGCTGAACCTTTTGCTTATCGTCCACAGTCTGCAATTGTACCATCTGGTGAATGCCATTACAGGCAACCAGGAAGTGTAGCTGATCTAAAGTCACCgggtgacactcattggtctgtgGTTGGATTCCACTCAGAGTGATTTTCTTCCCATGGTGCTCGAAGGACATCCGTTTGTGCCCCCAATGCACATCCATCGGGCTGTGTTGTTCTAACCAGTCCATGCCAACAATCATGTCATAGCAACCTAAGGGAAGGACCTTGAGATCTGTACAGAATTTGTGTCCTTGGACTGACCAAACACACTTCTCAATTGCTTTGTTGCAAATCAGCTGTCCCCCATCAGCAATCTTGACCTTCAGAGTATTGGTCGTACAGTGAACACCTTGCAGTTTGGCTGCCAAATCTGTGCTGACGAAGCTGTGTGAGCTCCCCGAATCGACTAGCATCAGAACCTGCTGCTGTTGGATCTTCCCTTGAAGTCTGATGGTCTGAGGAGCCATAGTCCCTTGTACTGCTGCTCGGGAGATGGTGTGACACTCGCTGACCGTATCCGATTGCTCCTCAACAGAATTGTAGCCTGCATACCCCAGCACATCGAAcattccaattatccaacataaaagccaaataagtggtcaaattttactctttatatgattaaacatataaattattatgcattacaatagtatttattcataaacctatttatcattgacttattgtatgtcacaagttgatTATTTCAGGTCACATAGCTATCGACTAATTTACTTAAGCAATATGTTGATATTATTCGTCTCCATTCCGAATCAAGAAAATATCCGATATGTATCCGTATTCGAATAATATCCGAGCCACATCCGTATCCGATAACATCCGTATTCGGATTCGTATtcgttttgaaaatatgaaaatggaagtggCAAGAGCACTATCCAATCCGCATCCGATCCGTTTCCACCCCTATACATGGGGCCATTTTAGCCACGTTTTCTCACTCATTTTTTCCTCCGCCCGCGCCTACAAAAAGGTTGTCATCTTATTGGAAAGCTCATATCCCTGCCTCTCATAGCCTCCACCTCTATCACCACCGCCCACAACCTCCAACTCCCTCCCCGCCGCCCACAACCACCAGCTCCCTCTCTCTCGCGCACAATCTTCACTTCCCCGCCGCCCACAACTGCTCTTGGAGTAAGAGCGGGATGATGAGTCCACTTTTGCACCCCCTTTATCCATTGTTTCTACATAATAGTGGTAGGATTTTCATAAATTTATCACGCACCCACATCCTTTTTGCCTTGCCAAGTTCCCAAAGAAGAAGGGTATTTTGAGCATTCATTGGAAAACACCTAACTCTAGGTGAAAATAATGCTAATTGATGTCATAATAACCTTCCTTATGAAGATAACATTTCGTGGGAATGGATAAAACATAGAAGTTTTACCCACAAAAAAAATTGAAGTTCCTTATGAAGATAATATTCCTAGCATGAGAGTAACAATATCAAAGACTGTGCATTGAATAAAACGTAAAAAAATATTGGGGCAAAAACTACTAAAGCATACAAATTTCTCAAACATTAAGgtgaatgtgtaaaataaatccaaTTCATTTCTCAAAAGATTGAGGGGGAATGGATACAATAATTCCAGTTCCAGATAATAACTGGTGCTGAATCCTCATCATGATGATCATCATGCATGCATACAAGTTCAAACCAAGTCAGGAAGAACTTGTTGGGCTAATCTTGCCAGAGATGGCTGCAAATAGTAATGAGCTGGAAGTGGAAGGGGAAATCTGTCTTCATCCTTCAGGGTCTCTCGCCAGCTCCTTGGCCCCTCCTTCATCGTCTTTGTAGCCTCCGCTTCGTCATAGTCAGAGGGGTCCAAAGATGTCAAGGACATCTGTCTCATCGTCTCTGTCATCATTATATAGAGATCAAGGCCTGGTGCCCACGACGCAAATATACCGGCTGAAATCACAAGAGATGACGCGGTTGATGTCAAGGCTGCCAAAATAGTCCGCAAGACATGTGGAGGTCCGGATGGTGTTGTTCCGCATGTTGATCGCGAGCAAATAGTGTGCACATTTTGGGATGAACTTCCATATTCTCCGGCTCTCGCGGCACTCGCCGAGCGCGACGTAGACAATGTCATGATCGTCTGTACTCAAAAGAGGGTACATGAGGGTTAAGTCCTTCGGGAGGTCGCGGAATCCATGGAGTCCCCGGAGGGCCTCGAGGCGGAGCTCATACTCTTTCTCCCACCCCATGTCAGGGTCCGACAGTCTCCACACCATCAGAGTGCGGTCCTTGAGGTCGACGTGCTCGAGGAAGCCGTCGATGGAGACCAACTTGATGATGGAGTCCTGGACGACGCGCATGGTGCGGTAGGCTTCCAGGTGCGCCACCCGGGAGTTGCCGCGTCGCTGATCTGCTCCGGGCAACTCTGGGGGCAACGGAAAGAAGCCAAACTCCACCACAGGGTCGTCATCACCGTCGTTGTTGAACAGGGTGTCCAAGAGGCAGTACGCGACGCCACGCAGGAGGTCCGCCCAGTAGCCGACGCCGTTGAACGAGAACACCACGTCGGGCTGGAACACGCGCATGTCGACGCAAGACTTGTTTGGGAACGCAGCCTTCTTGACCTCGGACCATGGCGACAAGGACGAGGAGGCGGGCCGCCACAGCAGGAGAGCATCTTGCTCCTCTCCACCACCGGCGCCGTCGTCCGCCAACTTGCCTGCGAGGACTAGGGCAAAGTCCTCGCCATGGCGCGGCCGCGCGATGAGCATGCGAACGGTGAGGCATGTGAACCTCCAGCAGGGGCTTTCCGGCGCGGGGACCATGTGGAGCGACCCATCGACGGCGTCGTAGACGAGATAGAGCATGTGGCCGAAGTCGTGGAGGAAGGTCGTCGTCATGACGACGATGCCTTTGTCGACGGCTTCGATGTTGGTCAGCGGGCTGCCGCCTCGCAGGCCCAGGCAAGAGATCCCCGGCGGCGCGTCGGCGAGGTGCACCCCGATGTCCATGCGCCGGACCGTCTCGTCGGCGTGGGACTGCAGCTGGGGCGAGAACCCGGACGCCGCCTTCTTGACGCACCTCAGAATCTTGAACGGCTGCAGGGCGATCAGGTCTGTCTGGTCGTTGTCATCGAAGTCAGTGCGCACGCGGCGGTGCAGCAGGCAGCCGGGCGGCAAGCTGGAAGCAGTACCCGGCATGGCTGCTAGGGTAGTAGTGGATCTACGGCGGAGGATAGGTTTTCTTTACGGAAGAAGATGACCTACATGGATGGTGCAACGAATTTGTTGGATTTTGTTTTTCCGGTGTTATTACAACTCGATCGATGGGCTACATGGATGTGTGTATATATACGCACACGTGTACGTCGATAGGACATCGGAACAACTAGGGAGCTGACTCGGACTTGATCTCAGCCGAACCGTGCGCCAAGGGATCGGTTAATTTCGGAAGGTCTATTGAACGAACGTTTGCTAGATTCGTTCTTGGCGCAACCCAACATCGTCCGTCCAATACGTGAGCGAATCTCAACGCGAGGACAACCACGCAAACACCCCAAGCGCGGCCGTTCGCTCCTGAGTCAGTCATCACGAGCGAGCTTATTATCTTCTTGTCTTTCTTTTTCAATAAAAGTTTCGATCGATTCATCTTTAATCATGAATCATGACAGCACAACGAagaccagaaataataaaaatcacatccagatccgtagaccacctagcgacgactacaaccactgaagcgagccgaagacaCGCCGTTGTCATCGTcactccctcgccggagccgggcaaaacttgtatctctccgttccaaaatagatgacccaactttgtactaactttgtacaaagttgagtcatctattttggaacggagggagtagtagacaaTCGAGAAGTTGTTGTGCTAAGGCCCAAAGGACTAGCACAGCAGAACAGTAACCGCCGCTAATGAAGAGTAGTGTAGATCTGAAGGATCCTCTTATCATTGTTGCTCCCCATTTCCACCTCTAGAAAGTTGTGGTGGAGGTCGAACTCCATGGTATCCCTTATCTAGCCTTTTTTTTGCATGGGGATATGTGTAGttatttttgtcttttttgtttctcttaaCAAACGAACATATAAACTTTAAACTTTGCAGGGCAACAAAACATTCTAATTACAGCATGGAAAAAATCAGTTTTTTTCATGCATCTTAAATACTTAAAATGGCTTTTTTTACTAAAAAATAATCTCATTTTTGTACATTTAAGTTTCTCGGACCAAGAAATCTAAAAGTTTTTTCACCATTGAGATTCTAAAGTTTGTTTGACCTACAAAGTTTGACATCCATATGTTGTTTCATttgagagagaaaaagagaaactTTCATGTAGTAAGTTAATTGGCTGGCATAAATCTCAAAGGTATGTGGGAAGGGTGAGGATAAGGGGTGCCATGGAGCTTGGCCTACAGAAAATCACTCTCACTTTTGACCACCGCCTCTCTCTCGCATGTTTGTCCCCGACAAAGTTGGAACCTGATAGGCGGTGCCAACGCCGCTCGTCGTGGGGAAGGCCTTCACGGCAAGCACACTCGACATGACGGAGAAGCTCATCCACCATCAGCACTAGCAGCGCAGGCTTAGGAACCACGAGGGGCTCTCGCTCGTTGTTGTCGGCCAGCAAACTTCGCTCTTCATGCTGAGGAGGCCTTCATGACGCACGAGCTTGACACCGCGGAGCAGCTCTTCTGCCATCAACGTGAGCAGGTCATCCTCAGTCACCACAGGGACGAGGGTATATGGTCCGTCGCTGCCGGCCTATCCCGTCCCTCTTTGGGAACCGCAGGCGCCCGGCCCATCGCTGTCCGACTCCCTCACCTGGTTGGACGTTTTAGCTCTCATGAGCATATCCTCttgggtgaacagtaaattcaaaacaaTATCAAACAATTAAAAAAATGATTTCTTTTACACGTTCATCTTTGTATCGAAGGGAAAGTTGTGGTGTACCCCCATAACAATGTATCTTTATCCCCATTGTCCATTCTTGCATCAAAGTTCGTGCAAAAaaacttttcttttttgtttctcccaaATAAAAGAACATTAGAACTCGAAATTTCGCAGATCAACATCACACAATTATTGTGATGTGCAGAAaagtttttggatttttttttgcaCAACATGAATTTTTAAGAATGATATAATTCATTCAAAATTTGAAATTTGACAAATTTATGTTTCATAAAAAGAATCAGAAACACCTTGTACAATGAGTAACACTTGTGTATAGTTGATCCGCAAAGTTTCAAGGTCAAATGTTCTCTTGTTTGGAAGcaacaaacaaaaaagaaaaatttctataCACTGGTATGGGGGTATAAAAAATCCGCACTCCCAAAGCGTGTTTGACAATTTTCATGCGAAACAGACTAGTTGTAGTTCTGATATTTTTTTGTACATGTTCATGTTAGTATCCTCAATTAGTATCTCAGAATTAAGCAAGATCAAATCAGAATCACATGTTATATATGCTATTTGACAGTTTGTAGTTCATCACCAATGACAGATTTTTTTTGACAATTGCATTATTTTTTTCTGAGCATCAAGGGCTTCCGTGGTGTGAAATCACATCAATGTCGTCTTTATCTACACAATTAGTACATTTGAAATTTCCCCTTGGTGTTCTCAAAGAGTTGTTCAGCAAGCAGGGCTCCATTCCCATCCACTCGCTTTATCTCCAAGTTGGCGCTCTGGTAGCAGCTTCCCATGGCAATAGCAGCTTCTGCCGTGGCTCCATACACCAGCCTCTGCATTGCATTGTAACATTCAGCTTGATTGATTGATTGTCGATTAACAAATTAAGCTATACTCTACCAGACGAAGAATGCTAGAGCAAGGGGCGAACCTTGATCCGGGATAGACGAACAGCGCCGAAACACATCGGGCAAGGTTCGCAGGATGCATACATTTCGCAATCCGACAAGTCGATCTTCCCGAGCTTCTTGCAAGCCTAGAGTGAAGGCGAAACACCGGTTATTCGACACAAACGGCCAAACATTGATTGGAAATGAAGTATAGAAACACACTAAGTAACCAAAAATGTATAAACAGCAAGCACCAAGTAGTTGGTGAGGATAGCCTCTGCCCACAGGGCACCTCAATCACCTCTCTTATTGCAGTAACTTCGGCATGGGCGGTTGCATCGGTGTTCTTCACAGCCATGTTATGGCAACTGACCACTACTTGGTCGTTGCGGACCACGACCGCGCCAAATGGGCGCCCATGGCCACGGTCGACCGCTCGGTAGGCCTCTTCTACCGCTATCGATAAGAACTTGTGCTCCCTATCTTGCGCGGCTGTTCAAAGAAGCAAAAGCATAAACAAGTCAGTCTTCTCTTCAACAGTGTTTCTCCAATTGCAGAGACTGACAGAGATAAGCCGGGACTTATTTAGTCAATCAAAAGGTAGAAtgataataaataataaaaataaagtaAATCACCTAGGTAGGTGGAGCAACTTATGGAATGTAGAGAGAAATTAGCACACATAAACAAACAAGATCCTCATGAACTCGGAAAGATCGTGCAGGACGACAGCAGACAAAAGATGCTGTCCCTCTCTTGTATGGCCTGCTCTGCGGTTGTGCTGAACCGTCGGAATCCCCAGATTTAACAGACGGAGGAGCTGGAGCTAAACAAGTGCCCGAGGGCTGTTTTGGTACTGGCGATTAAATCCCGCCTCCTTAGTATTGAGCTAAGCAGAGCACAGAACAGAGTAGCAAGCAATCTGACACGCGAGATAACCGGAGCAGAGCGTACCCTTGGCTTCCTCCATGTGAgggccgcggaggaggaggggaGCGGATCGGCGGAGCGAGCGACGAGGTGCCTCCTGTCGgccccgtccgtccgtccgtcggtCCGTGGGAACGAGGAGGAAAGGAAAGTGCTTGGTGCCAGGTCGTCGCTCGTCCAGTCTGGTGTCAAACTTATAATCTGGGCAACCAGCTGCTCAACATAAAACgtgtctagacaaatctaagacaagatttTTGGAACGAAGAAGATATTATGCAAGCTCATGCTCTAGTGAAGGGAAGCTGTGGTGTGACTCCATAATAACCACTAATATA from Triticum aestivum cultivar Chinese Spring chromosome 4A, IWGSC CS RefSeq v2.1, whole genome shotgun sequence harbors:
- the LOC123082767 gene encoding guanosine deaminase; the encoded protein is MEEAKAAQDREHKFLSIAVEEAYRAVDRGHGRPFGAVVVRNDQVVVSCHNMAVKNTDATAHAEVTAIREACKKLGKIDLSDCEMYASCEPCPMCFGAVRLSRIKRLVYGATAEAAIAMGSCYQSANLEIKRVDGNGALLAEQLFENTKGKFQMY